One Phoenix dactylifera cultivar Barhee BC4 chromosome 8, palm_55x_up_171113_PBpolish2nd_filt_p, whole genome shotgun sequence genomic window carries:
- the LOC103707351 gene encoding uncharacterized protein LOC103707351 — protein MEEGKEENADYVLTLFDVYWFHRQILRPSPRPPPPPLPVLPPPLLDREDAESQSSESPPASRRSLLLRRHRRSLSDEDAPLTELRIQTPKLQTILSGKEGLVRDEPRQNGATASGGENWTAATRRRRRRRRRERSGRSSRSLSELQFEEVKGFMDLGFTFSEAEADPRLISIVPGLQQLGKREPGDGEQAAEGSSCASEEVDESAISRPYLSEAWDAPENKLVNWRIPKAADGVVLKDHLRSWAHAVASTVR, from the coding sequence ATggaggaagggaaggaggagaaCGCGGACTACGTGCTAACCCTCTTCGATGTCTATTGGTTTCACCGCCAAATCCTTCGCCCTTCTCCCCGGCCGCCGCCTCCACCGTTGCCGGTGCTACCTCCGCCTCTTCTGGACCGGGAGGACGCTGAATCCCAATCCTCGGAGTCGCCTCCTGCCTCCCGCCGCTCACTTCTCCTCCGTCGCCACCGACGATCTCTCAGCGACGAGGACGCTCCCTTGACGGAGCTCCGCATCCAGACCCCCAAGCTGCAGACAATCCTCTCCGGCAAAGAAGGCCTCGTCAGAGACGAGCCCCGGCAAAACGGTGCGACCGCCAGCGGCGGCGAGAACTGGACTGCGGCCAcgaggcggaggcggcggcggagaagGAGGGAAAGGAGTGGGAGGAGCAGCAGGAGCTTATCGGAGCTGCAATTCGAGGAGGTAAAGGGGTTCATGGATCTGGGTTTTACGTTCTCCGAAGCGGAGGCGGACCCCAGGCTGATATCGATCGTGCCCGGGCTCCAGCAGCTGGGGAAACGGGAGCCCGGAGACGGGGAACAGGCGGCGGAAGGCTCATCTTGCGCCTCCGAGGAGGTGGACGAGTCGGCGATCTCGAGGCCGTACCTCTCGGAGGCGTGGGACGCGCCGGAGAACAAGCTGGTGAATTGGAGGATCCCGAAGGCGGCGGACGGCGTGGTCCTAAAGGACCACCTCCGGTCCTGGGCCCACGCGGTCGCCTCCACCGTCCGATGA